A portion of the Mesobacillus sp. AQ2 genome contains these proteins:
- a CDS encoding fumarylacetoacetate hydrolase family protein: MKFARFTVDTKEYSGVVTDEGIKGISGDMLGSWDYSGEVFSAEEVKFLAPLVPNQIIGIGANFVAKKEDLPSELPEIPVFFFKPVSSVIGTEEEIIIPEGTEQVKFESELAVVIGKEARNISESEVLDYVFGYTIGNDVTAPSFFHQDGHWTIGKSFDTFTPLGPVIETELDPFKVNVKANLNGVEKQNSPAELMIIPIRKMISYLTKVMTLKPGDVILTGSPVGAELVGSEDVIECQIDEIGTLKNVFTAVKEKTTAS; this comes from the coding sequence ATGAAATTCGCTAGATTTACAGTTGATACAAAGGAGTATTCAGGTGTCGTTACGGATGAAGGCATCAAGGGCATTTCAGGAGATATGTTGGGTAGCTGGGATTATTCAGGAGAAGTCTTTTCAGCTGAAGAGGTTAAGTTCCTTGCCCCTCTTGTTCCAAACCAAATAATTGGAATCGGCGCCAATTTTGTTGCGAAAAAGGAGGATCTCCCATCTGAACTTCCGGAGATTCCTGTGTTTTTCTTTAAACCTGTATCTTCTGTTATCGGGACTGAAGAAGAAATCATCATACCTGAAGGAACAGAACAAGTTAAATTTGAATCTGAACTTGCCGTCGTGATTGGGAAAGAAGCAAGGAATATTTCAGAATCGGAAGTTTTAGACTATGTGTTTGGTTATACGATCGGCAACGATGTCACAGCACCAAGCTTTTTCCACCAGGATGGACATTGGACAATCGGCAAATCCTTTGATACCTTTACACCACTTGGACCAGTAATCGAAACTGAACTCGACCCTTTCAAAGTAAATGTAAAGGCAAATTTAAACGGTGTTGAAAAACAAAACAGCCCTGCTGAGTTGATGATCATTCCAATCCGCAAAATGATTTCTTATTTGACAAAGGTCATGACGCTTAAACCCGGGGATGTCATCCTTACAGGCAGTCCAGTAGGTGCAGAGCTAGTGGGCTCAGAAGATGTAATTGAGTGTCAGATTGATGAGATAGGAACGCTTAAGAAT